From a region of the Neodiprion fabricii isolate iyNeoFabr1 chromosome 7, iyNeoFabr1.1, whole genome shotgun sequence genome:
- the LOC124186198 gene encoding cx9C motif-containing protein 4, producing the protein MSTKDPCKQFACKLQKCLKENVYQPARCEEVIEELRQCCIKHASESLVCDGIDTSKPYEHNTIDYRKSTKRI; encoded by the exons ATGTCAACTAAGGATCCCTGCAAACAGTTTGCGTGCAAGCTACAGAAGTGTTTAAAAG AGAACGTTTATCAACCGGCTCGCTGTGAGGAAGTGATAGAAGAACTACGCCAGTGTTGTATTAAACACGCTTCCGAATCCCTCGTTTGCGATGGTATAGATACATCAAAACCCTACGAGCACAACACCATTGATTAC AGAAAAAGTACCAAAAGAATATGA